One genomic window of Aliiroseovarius sp. M344 includes the following:
- the ppsA gene encoding phosphoenolpyruvate synthase: MPARPPFVLRFEDVSRGDVVQVGGKNASLGEMVRELGKKGVKVPPGFATTADAFRVYLAENDLGQTLSTQLGLLETGRSTLAETGSAIRKAILSGAWPVKIEAEIRAGYQALAKQAGIADLPVAVRSSATAEDLPDASFAGQQETFLNVRGEVALLDACRRCYASLFTDRAIAYRQVQGFDHMEVALSVGIQQMVRADTGGSGVMFSIDTENGFDRVVMISAAWGLGENVVQGAVNPDEYQVFKPFLDNDALKPILEKRLGAKEKKMIYADRTGGETRNVPTSRAEQAAFVLEDHEILALAKHAVTIEEHYGLPMDMEWARDGDSKELFIVQARPETVQSRTTASMLHSYDVSDKGDLLLTGLSVGDAAVTGRVCLIEHVRDIDKFVDGAILVTSTTDPDWVPVMKRARAIVTDHGGRTSHAAIVSRELGLPAVVGCSNATHVLHDQQDVTVSCAEGEDGFIYDGLATVSVEDISLDVIPKTDTSVMLNLANPAAAFRWWRLPADGVGLARMEFVVNSAVGVHPMALVRYDTLRDHEARQQIAALTKGYADRTDFFVENLSRGLSRIAAVHYPKPVIVRMSDFKTNEYADLLGGKQFEPAEENPMIGFRGASRYYSDHYREGFALECRAIRLLREEMGFDNVIVMIPFCRSPEEADKVLSVMADNGLTRGSNGLQVYVMAEIPSNIIEAEAFAEKFDGFSIGSNDLTQLTLGIDRDSEELAPLFRESSPSVLWMIETLITKAHAVGAKVGLCGQAPSNDPSFARHLVDFGIDTISVTPDSFLKVKEIVAEAENQAN, encoded by the coding sequence ATGCCAGCCAGACCCCCTTTCGTACTGCGCTTTGAAGACGTGTCGCGCGGAGATGTTGTGCAAGTTGGTGGCAAGAACGCTTCGCTTGGCGAAATGGTACGCGAACTCGGAAAGAAAGGCGTCAAAGTCCCCCCCGGGTTTGCAACCACAGCCGACGCTTTTCGCGTCTACTTGGCCGAGAACGACCTTGGCCAAACACTGTCAACACAGTTGGGCCTTTTGGAAACAGGGCGTAGTACGCTGGCCGAGACAGGTTCCGCAATTCGCAAGGCGATTTTGTCGGGCGCTTGGCCGGTCAAGATAGAAGCCGAGATCCGCGCCGGATATCAGGCGCTTGCCAAGCAGGCGGGCATTGCCGACCTACCGGTAGCAGTGCGTTCTTCGGCGACTGCTGAGGATTTGCCGGATGCCAGCTTCGCCGGGCAGCAAGAGACCTTTCTGAACGTACGCGGTGAGGTGGCGCTGTTAGACGCCTGCCGTCGTTGCTATGCCTCTCTGTTTACCGACCGGGCGATCGCATACCGGCAAGTGCAGGGCTTTGACCACATGGAGGTCGCGTTGTCAGTGGGTATTCAGCAAATGGTGCGCGCCGATACGGGCGGCTCTGGCGTGATGTTCTCGATCGATACCGAAAACGGCTTTGACCGCGTGGTGATGATCTCGGCGGCATGGGGGTTGGGCGAAAATGTTGTGCAGGGGGCGGTGAACCCGGATGAATATCAGGTGTTCAAGCCGTTCTTGGACAACGACGCGTTGAAGCCGATCCTGGAAAAACGCCTTGGCGCGAAAGAGAAAAAGATGATTTATGCCGACCGCACGGGCGGCGAGACCCGCAATGTGCCGACCTCGCGGGCCGAGCAAGCCGCTTTTGTGCTTGAAGATCACGAGATTTTGGCGCTGGCAAAACACGCGGTCACGATCGAAGAACATTACGGCCTGCCAATGGATATGGAATGGGCGCGTGACGGGGACAGCAAAGAGTTGTTTATCGTTCAAGCCCGGCCCGAAACAGTGCAGTCGCGCACCACCGCAAGCATGCTGCACAGCTATGATGTTTCAGACAAGGGCGACTTGTTGCTGACCGGATTAAGTGTCGGCGACGCCGCCGTGACGGGGCGGGTTTGCCTGATCGAACACGTGCGCGACATCGACAAATTTGTGGACGGCGCGATCCTTGTTACGTCGACGACCGATCCGGACTGGGTGCCGGTGATGAAACGCGCCCGCGCGATTGTGACAGATCACGGTGGGCGAACCTCTCATGCGGCGATTGTCAGCCGCGAGCTTGGCCTGCCCGCAGTTGTGGGGTGCAGCAACGCCACCCACGTGTTGCATGACCAACAAGATGTGACTGTTTCCTGCGCCGAAGGTGAAGACGGGTTCATCTATGACGGGTTGGCAACCGTTTCGGTTGAAGACATCTCTCTTGATGTCATCCCCAAAACGGACACCAGCGTGATGTTGAATCTCGCCAACCCTGCTGCAGCCTTTCGCTGGTGGCGTTTGCCCGCCGACGGTGTCGGGCTTGCGCGGATGGAATTTGTTGTCAACTCGGCGGTTGGCGTGCACCCCATGGCGCTGGTCCGTTATGATACCTTGCGGGATCATGAGGCCCGCCAACAAATTGCCGCGCTGACCAAGGGCTATGCAGATCGGACCGACTTTTTCGTCGAAAACCTTTCACGCGGCCTGTCGCGTATTGCCGCCGTGCACTACCCCAAACCGGTAATCGTACGGATGAGTGACTTTAAGACCAACGAATATGCGGACTTGCTGGGCGGCAAGCAGTTCGAGCCTGCTGAAGAAAACCCAATGATCGGTTTTCGCGGAGCGTCCCGTTATTACTCCGACCATTACCGCGAAGGGTTTGCGCTGGAATGTCGCGCTATCCGTCTGTTGCGTGAAGAAATGGGCTTTGACAACGTGATCGTTATGATCCCCTTCTGCCGCTCGCCGGAGGAGGCCGACAAGGTGCTGTCGGTTATGGCTGACAATGGACTAACCCGTGGCAGCAATGGGCTTCAGGTCTATGTGATGGCTGAAATCCCATCGAATATCATCGAGGCAGAAGCCTTTGCTGAAAAGTTCGATGGCTTTTCGATCGGTTCAAATGACCTGACCCAGCTTACCCTTGGAATAGATCGGGATTCGGAAGAGCTTGCACCACTGTTTCGCGAAAGCAGCCCTTCGGTTCTGTGGATGATCGAGACACTGATCACCAAAGCCCATGCGGTTGGCGCCAAGGTCGGTCTTTGTGGACAGGCACCCAGCAACGACCCCTCGTTCGCCCGTCATCTGGTGGATTTTGGGATTGATACCATATCGGTCACGCCAGACAGCTTTCTGAAAGTAAAAGAAATCGTAGCGGAAGCCGAAAACCAAGCTAACTAG
- a CDS encoding response regulator has translation MSQTRVLIVDDDPKIRNVLRMCLETEGYEIAEAGDAAETLSLVAKLPFDLITLDINLGTISGFDVAREIRQSSDVPIIMVTGKGDIIDRVVGLEIGADDYIVKPFHLREVLARVQTVLRRAKANAKPAISESTSAPDKVSRLVFDGMTAHLEHFELLNRQGVPCELTSGDFKLLSVFLNNPKRPLTRETLLDLIGGIEWTPLDRTIDNQVARLRKKIERDPSHPKLIKTVRGIGYVFAADVETI, from the coding sequence ATGAGCCAAACCCGTGTCCTTATCGTCGATGACGACCCAAAGATTCGCAATGTACTGAGAATGTGCCTTGAAACAGAGGGTTATGAGATCGCAGAAGCAGGCGACGCCGCAGAGACTTTGTCTCTTGTCGCCAAGCTGCCATTTGACCTGATTACACTGGACATTAACCTTGGCACCATAAGTGGTTTTGATGTCGCACGCGAGATCCGGCAAAGCTCTGACGTTCCAATCATCATGGTGACTGGCAAAGGCGATATCATCGATCGGGTTGTCGGGCTGGAAATCGGTGCAGACGACTATATCGTCAAACCCTTCCACCTGCGCGAAGTACTGGCACGTGTCCAAACCGTCTTGCGCCGCGCCAAGGCGAACGCCAAACCAGCGATTTCTGAATCGACCTCTGCCCCCGACAAAGTTTCCCGGTTGGTGTTTGATGGGATGACGGCCCATCTTGAACATTTCGAGCTACTCAATCGCCAAGGCGTGCCGTGCGAGTTGACCAGTGGCGATTTCAAACTTCTGAGCGTATTTTTGAACAACCCAAAGCGCCCTTTGACCCGCGAAACTTTGTTGGATCTAATTGGGGGGATCGAATGGACGCCGCTTGATCGGACAATCGACAATCAAGTCGCGCGCTTGCGTAAGAAAATCGAACGCGACCCTTCCCATCCTAAACTGATTAAAACCGTGCGCGGTATTGGCTATGTGTTCGCTGCAGATGTCGAAACCATCTAG
- a CDS encoding cation-translocating P-type ATPase, with translation MTELTPQDVQSGLTSDEVSRRREQHGLNELPRGVRLTWWQVLSRQFTSLLVVILIIAAGIAYALGEKIDALAISLVVLLNAGLGFAQEWKVEKAVDALRAMLSPQAHVLRDGIEALVDARELVPGDIVIVEAGDSVPADMKLHAAIQLQADESALTGESVPVTKDSAGSELFAGTSVVSGRAEGLVTAIGAHTSFGKIAGLTGSVAEKSTHLQTQLGLLARQLGGAALLIAAAILAAGIAFGRDTFEMFMTALSLAVAIVPEGLPAVVTITLALGAGAMVRQKALARRLQAVETLGAASVICTDKTGTLTENKMTATHIWMLGGACSVTGAGYDPTGHIARDGRRLRAVDDVQLTRLLDTAITCSHAKISHDGSGWRNVGEPTELALVVLAYKGWSQIPNTRDVLGEVPFNSDRKRMSVLARHADGVRLFTKGATEQVLAAVTAVSTDDKSRAITVSDRAAILAAEADMAERGLRVIALASRPAKPGDLAEQEMEFHGLVGIIDPPRREVKAAIAGAERAGIRVIMITGDSLVTAQAIAGQLGLTATEAIHGDTLEDMSDDALAAALQKNVLFARTKAGHKMRIVRALQQDNQIVAMTGDGVNDAPALKQADIGVSMGQRGTDVAKMASDLVLLDDNFATIVRAIAEGRRQFDNVRKFVRYLLSSNAGEVVAILANIIIGGPLIFLATQILWMNLVTDGLTAVALGLEKAEPDQMRQPPRKKSERILERGGFAMIVLFGSYTGAASLWVFYHLLPLGPDVARTAAFSAMVLFEKLSVFAFRSFNAPCWRIGWFGNPLLLLALSVTISLQVAAVYWPPLQQLLHTVPLGFELWGVILALAAPLVVVPELVKTLMVWRNR, from the coding sequence GTGACTGAATTAACGCCTCAAGACGTCCAATCAGGACTGACATCAGATGAGGTCAGCAGACGACGCGAACAGCATGGGCTGAACGAGCTGCCTCGCGGCGTGCGGTTGACGTGGTGGCAGGTGTTATCGCGACAATTTACCAGCCTATTGGTCGTTATCCTGATCATAGCCGCCGGGATCGCTTACGCGCTGGGCGAAAAGATCGATGCCTTGGCAATCAGTCTGGTTGTTTTGTTGAATGCTGGGCTTGGTTTTGCGCAGGAATGGAAGGTTGAAAAAGCCGTAGACGCACTTCGGGCCATGCTGTCTCCGCAAGCGCATGTTTTGCGGGACGGGATCGAAGCACTGGTTGACGCGCGCGAACTCGTACCGGGTGACATCGTGATTGTTGAAGCGGGCGATAGCGTGCCTGCCGATATGAAGCTGCACGCGGCCATTCAGTTGCAGGCCGATGAAAGCGCTTTGACGGGTGAATCCGTGCCCGTCACAAAGGATAGCGCGGGGTCCGAGTTGTTCGCTGGCACTTCGGTTGTCAGTGGTCGCGCCGAAGGCCTTGTTACGGCCATCGGCGCACATACTTCGTTTGGCAAGATTGCGGGGCTAACCGGATCAGTCGCCGAGAAATCGACACATCTTCAAACGCAGTTGGGCTTGTTGGCGCGCCAGCTTGGCGGCGCAGCGTTGCTGATCGCCGCTGCCATTCTGGCCGCTGGCATCGCTTTTGGTCGTGATACGTTCGAGATGTTCATGACAGCATTGTCACTGGCCGTGGCAATCGTTCCCGAGGGGTTGCCAGCGGTTGTGACGATCACCTTGGCCTTGGGGGCTGGGGCAATGGTACGGCAGAAAGCACTGGCGCGTCGTTTGCAGGCGGTGGAAACGCTGGGGGCGGCGTCGGTCATCTGCACTGACAAAACCGGCACGCTGACCGAGAACAAGATGACCGCCACACATATCTGGATGTTGGGTGGCGCGTGTTCGGTGACGGGTGCGGGCTATGATCCGACAGGGCATATTGCGCGCGATGGCCGACGGCTCAGGGCGGTGGACGATGTACAACTTACCCGCCTGCTCGACACTGCGATCACCTGCAGTCATGCAAAGATTTCGCATGATGGTAGCGGATGGCGCAACGTTGGGGAGCCGACAGAGTTGGCACTTGTCGTGCTTGCCTACAAGGGGTGGTCCCAAATTCCGAACACCAGAGACGTGCTTGGCGAGGTGCCCTTCAACAGCGACCGCAAACGTATGAGCGTTCTGGCACGCCACGCGGATGGCGTGCGCCTGTTCACCAAAGGAGCGACCGAGCAGGTTCTGGCGGCAGTGACCGCTGTTTCTACAGATGATAAGTCGCGTGCGATAACGGTGAGCGACCGCGCTGCGATCCTTGCCGCCGAAGCGGATATGGCAGAACGCGGGCTTCGTGTGATCGCGCTGGCATCCCGGCCAGCAAAACCTGGTGATCTTGCCGAGCAGGAAATGGAGTTCCACGGCCTTGTGGGCATCATCGACCCGCCCCGACGCGAAGTTAAAGCAGCGATCGCCGGAGCCGAGCGCGCAGGTATTCGTGTCATAATGATCACCGGCGACAGCTTGGTCACAGCGCAGGCCATCGCCGGGCAGCTGGGTTTGACCGCCACAGAAGCCATTCACGGCGACACACTCGAGGACATGTCGGACGACGCACTTGCGGCAGCATTGCAGAAGAATGTGCTGTTTGCCCGCACCAAGGCAGGTCACAAAATGCGGATCGTCCGGGCTTTGCAGCAAGACAATCAGATCGTGGCGATGACTGGCGACGGCGTGAACGATGCCCCAGCGCTTAAGCAGGCGGATATTGGTGTTTCGATGGGACAGCGCGGTACGGACGTGGCCAAGATGGCCTCGGATCTTGTGTTATTGGATGACAATTTCGCCACCATCGTTCGTGCGATTGCGGAAGGGCGCCGGCAGTTCGACAATGTACGAAAGTTTGTGCGTTACCTGCTGTCATCAAATGCGGGCGAAGTGGTGGCCATCCTTGCCAATATCATAATTGGCGGCCCCCTGATTTTCTTAGCCACACAAATCCTGTGGATGAACCTAGTGACTGACGGGTTGACCGCCGTGGCATTGGGGCTTGAGAAAGCCGAGCCTGATCAGATGCGCCAACCTCCGCGCAAAAAATCGGAACGGATACTTGAGCGTGGTGGCTTTGCGATGATCGTTCTTTTTGGCAGCTACACTGGAGCAGCCAGTCTATGGGTGTTTTATCACCTTCTGCCACTTGGACCCGATGTCGCTCGCACTGCCGCCTTCAGTGCTATGGTGCTGTTTGAGAAACTATCGGTCTTTGCATTCCGGTCTTTCAACGCACCCTGTTGGCGGATCGGATGGTTTGGAAATCCGCTTTTGCTGCTGGCGCTGTCTGTCACCATCTCGCTGCAAGTGGCGGCGGTGTACTGGCCGCCATTGCAGCAACTGCTGCACACCGTTCCACTGGGGTTCGAGCTTTGGGGTGTTATTCTGGCCCTTGCCGCGCCCTTGGTGGTGGTGCCGGAGCTGGTCAAAACCCTGATGGTTTGGCGCAACCGGTGA
- a CDS encoding VIT1/CCC1 transporter family protein, with the protein MKKKDTDLPLEHDHSREAIADRLAGSVRTTHLRDMIYGGIDGAVTTFAIVAGVEGAGLSPKVIVALGIANVLADGFSMAAGNFAGTKADLDDQKRLRAVEERHIDLAPEGEREELRQILQMKGLEGDVLEQATDAITARRSTWIDMMMVDEYGLSPVNPEPKQAAVATFLAFLVAGSVPLLPFIFGMDRAFEISAVGTALVFFAIGTMKSRWSLAPWWRSGLETLLIGGVAASIAYFVGTLFNN; encoded by the coding sequence ATGAAAAAAAAGGATACTGATTTGCCTCTTGAACACGACCACAGCCGCGAGGCTATCGCAGACCGGCTTGCCGGTTCTGTTCGGACAACACACCTGCGCGACATGATCTATGGCGGCATTGATGGTGCCGTGACGACTTTCGCCATTGTTGCCGGAGTCGAGGGCGCTGGATTGTCGCCTAAGGTGATTGTCGCATTGGGGATAGCAAATGTTTTGGCTGATGGATTTTCGATGGCGGCGGGCAATTTTGCCGGTACCAAGGCGGATTTGGATGACCAGAAGCGCCTGCGGGCTGTCGAAGAACGTCACATTGATTTGGCACCGGAAGGAGAACGAGAGGAACTGCGTCAGATCCTGCAAATGAAAGGGCTTGAGGGGGATGTGCTAGAGCAGGCCACTGATGCGATCACGGCACGGCGTTCGACCTGGATTGATATGATGATGGTTGACGAATACGGCTTGTCGCCTGTGAATCCCGAACCCAAACAAGCAGCAGTTGCGACGTTCCTCGCGTTTCTTGTTGCCGGAAGCGTGCCTTTGTTGCCCTTCATTTTCGGCATGGACCGTGCGTTCGAAATATCGGCAGTTGGCACGGCCTTGGTGTTTTTTGCCATTGGAACGATGAAAAGCCGTTGGTCATTAGCGCCGTGGTGGCGTTCGGGGCTTGAAACCCTTTTGATCGGAGGTGTGGCCGCTTCAATTGCCTATTTTGTCGGAACGCTTTTCAACAATTGA
- a CDS encoding PAS domain S-box protein — translation MPADTKNTALLQAVFDAAVDAIIVADQAGIITSANAASSQVFGYSTEEMLGQNVTMLMPESEAVRHDDYMARYLETHERRVIGSGREVQGKRADGSVFPLYLSIGELEVEGKPTFVAILHDLTKRIEAQEALARAQRMEAFGQLTGGLSHDFNNLLTVIVGNLELLEMRLEGDAHQELIADALEAAEVGAEVTSRLLAFARRAVLTPESININKALNLKALKDLTGSLGPRHKLVSKLQLEVWKIAVDVTQLQTAVQNLIENARDAMPDGGTVNIETRNVEIDAAQAAQDVDLKPGRYVALSVTDAGNGMPNEVQRQVFDPFFTTKPRGKGVGLGMSMIYGFVKQSGGHITINSESDRGSTVTLYFPALPERADDAEAMPGPSPSIGHGELVMVVEDDDRVRRLTCERIQNLGFRVIEATSAQQAYDLLQTTPDIALVFTDILMPGAMSGYELAQRVRHDLPDMKILLTSGYAGELLHDARQRLEFPLLRKPYRQSDLATHLQALFPAR, via the coding sequence ATGCCCGCCGATACAAAAAATACTGCCTTGTTGCAGGCCGTCTTTGATGCCGCCGTTGATGCGATAATCGTGGCGGATCAGGCGGGGATCATCACAAGTGCAAATGCGGCGTCCAGCCAGGTGTTTGGCTATTCCACCGAGGAAATGCTTGGTCAGAACGTCACTATGCTGATGCCGGAATCAGAGGCCGTTCGCCATGATGACTATATGGCGCGTTATTTGGAAACACATGAGCGACGCGTTATCGGAAGCGGTCGCGAAGTTCAGGGCAAGCGCGCAGATGGAAGCGTTTTTCCGCTTTATCTTTCGATTGGTGAACTCGAGGTCGAAGGTAAGCCTACATTTGTCGCCATTCTACACGACCTGACCAAACGGATTGAAGCACAAGAGGCTTTGGCTCGTGCTCAGCGTATGGAGGCATTCGGCCAACTGACGGGTGGCCTTTCACACGATTTCAATAATCTTCTGACGGTCATAGTTGGCAACCTTGAACTGCTTGAGATGCGGTTGGAAGGCGACGCACATCAGGAGTTGATTGCCGATGCACTTGAAGCAGCCGAAGTGGGTGCCGAGGTAACTTCGCGGCTGTTGGCATTCGCGCGTCGGGCGGTGCTGACGCCTGAATCAATTAACATAAACAAGGCCTTGAACTTGAAGGCCCTTAAAGACCTGACCGGTTCTCTAGGCCCACGTCATAAGCTGGTTTCGAAGCTACAGCTCGAGGTCTGGAAGATCGCGGTCGATGTCACACAGCTTCAGACTGCTGTGCAAAATCTTATTGAAAACGCACGTGATGCGATGCCCGATGGTGGAACTGTCAACATCGAAACACGCAATGTGGAGATCGATGCGGCCCAAGCCGCGCAGGATGTTGATCTGAAACCGGGGCGGTATGTCGCGTTGTCTGTGACGGATGCTGGAAACGGTATGCCGAACGAGGTGCAAAGGCAGGTATTTGATCCTTTTTTCACCACCAAGCCGAGAGGTAAAGGCGTTGGTCTGGGCATGTCGATGATCTATGGTTTTGTCAAACAATCCGGCGGCCATATTACGATCAACAGCGAGTCTGATCGTGGCTCGACTGTAACGCTTTATTTCCCTGCATTACCCGAAAGGGCCGACGACGCCGAGGCGATGCCGGGTCCAAGCCCAAGCATCGGACACGGTGAGTTGGTGATGGTGGTTGAAGACGACGACCGCGTCCGGCGGCTGACGTGCGAACGCATTCAGAATCTGGGATTTCGCGTGATCGAAGCGACAAGCGCGCAACAAGCTTATGATCTGCTACAGACGACACCGGACATTGCATTAGTTTTCACGGACATCCTGATGCCGGGTGCAATGTCAGGATACGAATTGGCACAACGGGTCAGGCACGACCTGCCCGATATGAAAATTCTGCTTACCTCTGGATATGCGGGCGAGTTGTTGCACGATGCAAGGCAAAGGCTGGAATTTCCGTTGCTGCGCAAGCCTTATCGCCAGTCTGATCTGGCCACCCATCTGCAGGCGCTTTTCCCAGCACGCTAG
- a CDS encoding c-type cytochrome: MKFKTISFPILFAMGIVATPAAFADDAGKTDYVQLCSSCHGADATGNGEVAELLTIDVPDLTLLSQGNDGEFPMLNVIHAIDGRTGLRPHGTMMPIWGMRFKDSTIDIAGEYGAEVLVRGRVLSIAYYLESIQK, encoded by the coding sequence ATGAAATTCAAAACAATTTCCTTTCCAATTCTTTTCGCGATGGGCATCGTCGCAACCCCTGCGGCCTTTGCCGATGATGCAGGGAAAACCGATTACGTGCAGCTATGCTCTAGCTGCCACGGCGCAGACGCCACCGGTAATGGTGAAGTGGCTGAGTTGTTGACTATTGACGTACCGGACCTGACATTGCTTTCTCAGGGAAATGATGGAGAATTCCCGATGCTCAATGTCATCCATGCGATCGACGGCCGCACAGGTTTGCGACCACACGGAACGATGATGCCGATCTGGGGGATGCGCTTCAAAGATAGTACAATTGATATTGCTGGAGAATATGGCGCAGAGGTCTTGGTCCGGGGTCGCGTGCTTTCGATTGCCTACTATCTTGAATCGATTCAAAAATAG
- a CDS encoding helix-turn-helix domain-containing protein, translating to MYVTNPIDFRHADTAALSLAKHQQIQPQKVRDIAVGNFLFREGDKAQNLFEVQSGVLRLTRVLANGRRQVIAFGYPGDIIGFPDGDNHHADCDAITEVSVLVHGHAVLDDARLQPELHKKLLKAAMREISAMQDHFMTLGRKSVTEKLASFLLVLGDRVGEPLSGNLEFDLPMCRSDIADFLCVSPETVSRIFTQFRKRKIIAINQIKRVVLLDREQLLELAEMD from the coding sequence ATGTATGTCACCAACCCAATCGATTTTCGCCACGCAGATACCGCAGCCCTTTCGCTGGCCAAACATCAACAAATTCAACCACAGAAGGTTCGCGATATCGCAGTCGGGAACTTTTTGTTTCGCGAAGGTGACAAAGCGCAGAACTTATTTGAGGTGCAAAGCGGTGTTTTGCGACTGACGCGCGTGCTGGCGAACGGACGCCGGCAGGTCATTGCCTTCGGGTATCCAGGAGATATTATCGGCTTTCCCGATGGCGACAACCATCACGCCGACTGCGATGCGATCACCGAGGTAAGCGTGCTGGTGCATGGCCATGCTGTTTTGGATGACGCTCGGCTTCAGCCCGAACTTCACAAGAAACTGCTGAAAGCAGCAATGCGAGAGATCAGCGCCATGCAGGACCATTTCATGACGCTAGGACGCAAATCTGTTACGGAAAAGCTTGCTTCGTTTCTTTTGGTACTCGGTGATCGGGTTGGTGAGCCGCTGTCTGGTAACCTTGAATTTGATCTGCCGATGTGCCGATCTGATATTGCCGATTTTCTCTGTGTATCGCCTGAAACGGTCAGCCGGATATTCACCCAGTTTCGAAAGCGCAAAATTATCGCAATCAACCAGATCAAGCGGGTCGTGCTGCTGGATCGTGAACAGTTGCTAGAACTTGCAGAGATGGATTAG
- a CDS encoding DUF6782 family putative metallopeptidase, whose amino-acid sequence MQWPTVVRWAPLTFAVGALMAADQPAWAETVPAPALPQHEFCLATIDATAVTAAQIKLEAILKRAQAGQSPLFKIAREQVVSVCIDPHEGLARGFFEPARNMIALRDTLSTSEAIVILLHELRHLDQFSRGHCASIRFDVREEVRFAFMVEADAMAITADAVWTLKQRGDHGPWDTFVDLEDYGDIAEAYAAVKAVGGTRDAALTAAFTQWFQSDWRRESYDRAACMAYYDQLDQSKKLQRYELRSDEALRAVCTLPDGGTYECALPDNLQH is encoded by the coding sequence ATGCAGTGGCCTACAGTGGTCCGGTGGGCACCCCTCACCTTCGCTGTTGGCGCCTTGATGGCAGCCGACCAGCCTGCATGGGCAGAAACGGTGCCCGCGCCGGCTTTGCCTCAGCACGAGTTTTGCCTTGCTACAATTGATGCAACAGCCGTAACAGCGGCGCAAATCAAGCTTGAAGCCATCCTCAAGCGTGCGCAGGCTGGGCAAAGCCCTTTGTTCAAAATCGCCCGTGAACAGGTCGTCTCGGTCTGTATTGATCCGCACGAGGGTCTTGCCCGTGGCTTTTTTGAACCCGCGCGTAACATGATCGCCCTGCGTGACACGCTCAGCACTTCGGAAGCGATAGTGATCTTGCTGCATGAATTGCGCCACCTCGACCAGTTCAGCCGGGGCCATTGCGCCTCTATCCGATTTGACGTGCGAGAAGAGGTCCGCTTTGCATTCATGGTCGAAGCTGACGCAATGGCTATTACCGCCGATGCTGTCTGGACGCTCAAACAGCGCGGCGATCACGGGCCCTGGGATACATTTGTTGATCTGGAAGACTATGGTGACATTGCTGAAGCCTATGCAGCGGTCAAAGCCGTCGGCGGAACCCGCGACGCGGCGTTAACTGCCGCTTTCACCCAATGGTTCCAATCTGATTGGCGGCGCGAGTCCTATGACCGCGCAGCATGCATGGCCTACTATGACCAACTTGATCAGTCCAAGAAACTTCAACGCTATGAATTGCGTAGCGACGAGGCTTTGCGAGCGGTTTGTACCCTGCCAGACGGCGGCACTTATGAATGTGCTTTGCCAGACAACTTGCAACATTGA
- a CDS encoding acyl carrier protein, giving the protein MTETSAKAVLIRELGRIAPEIEIAEIDPSGDLREEFDIDSMDFLNLVTALSTALGLEMPEADYDEMSSFDAMVTYLDQHAR; this is encoded by the coding sequence ATGACAGAAACCAGTGCTAAAGCAGTTCTTATCCGCGAACTTGGTCGGATTGCTCCGGAAATTGAAATTGCAGAGATCGACCCGTCCGGCGATTTGCGTGAGGAGTTCGACATTGACTCAATGGATTTCCTAAACCTTGTGACCGCCTTGTCTACAGCGCTTGGTCTTGAGATGCCCGAGGCAGATTATGACGAGATGAGCAGTTTCGACGCCATGGTGACTTACTTGGACCAACACGCCCGGTAG